A genomic window from Serinus canaria isolate serCan28SL12 chromosome 4A, serCan2020, whole genome shotgun sequence includes:
- the LOC127059621 gene encoding uncharacterized protein LOC127059621 isoform X1 yields the protein MMLPEPQAGSPDCPDLLQHVPALPSPSTPLYLSFFEEECRSIAARLRLGAAAEPSPGLGELSGLQPKTLGPATSTPLPLPSHGRVPDSSAGDSEASAAPSPAPAPGEPGRLPQPAACGGPGACPARLPTLSRLARRSPGQLSGGGPSTPARSPARGRARLALPRTRAWLGLQLPAAGTGRGAWETRLLRPPGTRLKLTSPARSRLQRARGALQQAQPSSLPKLAPPDRGKKSNSAPASCLARSREAPAAKVGSCKQPSSKLPTGIPTVASRSSLRPLEKVILSKHLCLNKESTREELVCNRTQELKENDESKERLVAASIVLGAGRNNQTWEYVESSLSSELSSGLTSGCEDAVPAEQSAGDQLSQELERVKKELERVKGELADKTAQCEVYQQTISSLQAQLRAAGLLAPFMGWSHLLPSFDAGYVCLATICLPAAPVETRTWLVLCLCLLPALSLCCWIKALDDGSGEQ from the exons ATGATGCTGCCGGAGCCGCAGGCCGGCTCGCCGGACTGTCCTGACCTGCTGCAGCACGTCCCAGCGCTGCCCTCGCCGTCCACCCCGCTTTACCTCAGCTTCTTCGAGGAAGAGTGTCGCTCCATTGCTGCCCGCCTGCGCCTCGGGGCGGCCGCGGAGCCCTCGCCGGGCCTGGGAGAGCTCAGCGGGCTGCAGCCCAAGACCCTCGGACCCGCCACTTCTACTCCGCTGCCCTTACCGAGCCACGGGCGGGTCCCAGACTCGAGCGCGGGCGATTCCGAGGCTTCTGCTGCCCCtagcccggccccggccccagGGGAGCCCGGGCGCCTCCCGCAGCCCGCGGCCTGCGGTGGCCCCGGCGCCTGCCCCGCTCGCCTGCCCACTCTGTCCCGGCTGGCGCGGCGCAGTCCCGGACAGCTCTCCGGCGGCGGCCCCAGCACCCCTGCCCGCTCCCCGGCCCGCGGCCGCGCCAGGCTCGCGCTCCCCCGCACACgggcctggctggggctgcagctccccgCGGCCGGCACGGGGCGCGGCGCCTGGGAAACGCGGCTCCTGCGGCCCCCAG GGACCAGGCTGAAGCTGACATCGCCTGCTAGGTCCAGGCTTCAACGTGCCCGCGGGGCtttgcagcaggcacagccttcCAGCCTTCCCAAACTCGCCCCACCggacagagggaagaaaagtaATTCTGCACCTGCCAGTTGCCTCGCGCGAAGCAGGGAAGCAC CTGCTGCCAAGGTTGGGAGTTGTAAACAACCCTCCTCAAAGCTTCCTACAGGAATTCCTACTGTGGCTTCCCGCTCCTCACTGCGGCCTCTGGAAAAAGTGATTTTGTCCAAGCATTTATGCCTCAATAAAG AATCAACTAGAGAGGAGCTGGTGTGCAATAGGACCCaagagctgaaggaaaatgatGAGAGCAAAGAAAGGCTGGTTGCAGCAAGCATTGTCTTGGGAGCAG GTAGAAATAACCAGACCTGGGAGTATGTGGAGTCCTCTTTGTCCAGTGAGTTGTCCTCTGGCCTGACTTCAGGGTGTGAAGATGCAGTCCCTGCTGAGCAG TCTGCAGGTGATCAGCTGTCCCAGGAACTGGAGCGTGTGAAGAAAGAGCTGGAACGAGTGAAGGGCGAGCTTG CTGACAAGACTGCCCAGTGTGAAGTCTATCAGCAGACAATCTCCTCCTTgcaggctcagctcagagcagcag GGCTTCTGGCTCCCTTTATGGGCTGGAGCCATCTCCTACCCTCCTTTGATGCTGGCTATGTGTGCCTTGCCACTAtttgccttcctgctgctcctgttgagACACGCACTTGGCTTGTTCtgtgcctctgcctgctcccagccctgagcctgtgctgctggatcaAGGCCCTGGATGATGGGAGTGGGGAGCAGTAA
- the LOC127059621 gene encoding uncharacterized protein LOC127059621 isoform X2, which translates to MMLPEPQAGSPDCPDLLQHVPALPSPSTPLYLSFFEEECRSIAARLRLGAAAEPSPGLGELSGLQPKTLGPATSTPLPLPSHGRVPDSSAGDSEASAAPSPAPAPGEPGRLPQPAACGGPGACPARLPTLSRLARRSPGQLSGGGPSTPARSPARGRARLALPRTRAWLGLQLPAAGTGRGAWETRLLRPPGTRLKLTSPARSRLQRARGALQQAQPSSLPKLAPPDRGKKSNSAPASCLARSREAPAAKVGSCKQPSSKLPTGIPTVASRSSLRPLEKVILSKHLCLNKESTREELVCNRTQELKENDESKERLVAASIVLGAGRNNQTWEYVESSLSSELSSGLTSGCEDAVPAEQSAGDQLSQELERVKKELERVKGELADKTAQCEVYQQTISSLQAQLRAAGICLKDASSV; encoded by the exons ATGATGCTGCCGGAGCCGCAGGCCGGCTCGCCGGACTGTCCTGACCTGCTGCAGCACGTCCCAGCGCTGCCCTCGCCGTCCACCCCGCTTTACCTCAGCTTCTTCGAGGAAGAGTGTCGCTCCATTGCTGCCCGCCTGCGCCTCGGGGCGGCCGCGGAGCCCTCGCCGGGCCTGGGAGAGCTCAGCGGGCTGCAGCCCAAGACCCTCGGACCCGCCACTTCTACTCCGCTGCCCTTACCGAGCCACGGGCGGGTCCCAGACTCGAGCGCGGGCGATTCCGAGGCTTCTGCTGCCCCtagcccggccccggccccagGGGAGCCCGGGCGCCTCCCGCAGCCCGCGGCCTGCGGTGGCCCCGGCGCCTGCCCCGCTCGCCTGCCCACTCTGTCCCGGCTGGCGCGGCGCAGTCCCGGACAGCTCTCCGGCGGCGGCCCCAGCACCCCTGCCCGCTCCCCGGCCCGCGGCCGCGCCAGGCTCGCGCTCCCCCGCACACgggcctggctggggctgcagctccccgCGGCCGGCACGGGGCGCGGCGCCTGGGAAACGCGGCTCCTGCGGCCCCCAG GGACCAGGCTGAAGCTGACATCGCCTGCTAGGTCCAGGCTTCAACGTGCCCGCGGGGCtttgcagcaggcacagccttcCAGCCTTCCCAAACTCGCCCCACCggacagagggaagaaaagtaATTCTGCACCTGCCAGTTGCCTCGCGCGAAGCAGGGAAGCAC CTGCTGCCAAGGTTGGGAGTTGTAAACAACCCTCCTCAAAGCTTCCTACAGGAATTCCTACTGTGGCTTCCCGCTCCTCACTGCGGCCTCTGGAAAAAGTGATTTTGTCCAAGCATTTATGCCTCAATAAAG AATCAACTAGAGAGGAGCTGGTGTGCAATAGGACCCaagagctgaaggaaaatgatGAGAGCAAAGAAAGGCTGGTTGCAGCAAGCATTGTCTTGGGAGCAG GTAGAAATAACCAGACCTGGGAGTATGTGGAGTCCTCTTTGTCCAGTGAGTTGTCCTCTGGCCTGACTTCAGGGTGTGAAGATGCAGTCCCTGCTGAGCAG TCTGCAGGTGATCAGCTGTCCCAGGAACTGGAGCGTGTGAAGAAAGAGCTGGAACGAGTGAAGGGCGAGCTTG CTGACAAGACTGCCCAGTGTGAAGTCTATCAGCAGACAATCTCCTCCTTgcaggctcagctcagagcagcag GAATCTGTCTGAAGGATGCCAGCAGTGTTTGA